A genome region from Eremothecium cymbalariae DBVPG#7215 chromosome 4, complete sequence includes the following:
- the APC4 gene encoding anaphase promoting complex subunit 4 (similar to Ashbya gossypii AGR078C), which yields MTQWKVKLTKQWDGLVDPFWNDRLSLWGIHEKGNVNIFRYIDGRKMGSIPLRLKSNEEILTCQLEPNDGDLFAVVLRSGSVKVYKGRQDVDSSDPTDGADMVGTIVLGRGEWFNMEQFVWNRIKWKSRGAFKGDFDTVLTQWLPKLTEMNVSPQGKLTCTPLEFEGPEWNASLSENESNMFLTYDNATRKVMVSIDGTFNFRYGEKNKFPTKVTNILSGNANNYVFLNDEDWQLQIIKLEFTESHQMHELMKCCSQIQFLMKYLRDNHKIIGVKLMEPHATFINSLFPDEQASRLLKGLKDVFYLGYSAEKNIENWFTLKLGRHGISIWKQRNHLFWSSSQGILVTCMIPACERLIVAVKRLQGLIKSLKLNIFGLDDDEELIAPEVDELLQMGLDTLTEIVKQVEKFHIGENMSIDGLTWIEYMIDSLLRGEEDDGNNSNGQDCALSNDVDALDTYPKEHYSTQLFLNNFVLPTQTYKWIKNDFPNKLESLIRQFDLVQKNYTAKWIKKMIKVSGPIRKLRSITGQRLKDAIMDGDVIYMICSKSSSTTSQGTDQDQSREQIQEQDDHQEVDQEQDQLQDQDEEFTIIQYDSTSKELTKQLIPLPETLSSIVSIKFVPGEPGRFLMLTEDGYLRRYLVNYSSSLGIKDPSRITIYNDLKILMEPSTLELLNKNAAENRMIVHSDMAVTILSSFTNEQGVLEPHTSYCQLAVHLM from the coding sequence ATGACACAGTGGAAGGTTAAATTGACTAAACAATGGGATGGACTAGTAGATCCATTTTGGAATGATAGATTATCTCTATGGGGAATTCATGAAAAGGGCAATGTCAATATATTTAGGTACATTGATGGTCGCAAGATGGGCTCAATACCACTTAGATTAAAGTCCAATGAAGAGATTTTAACTTGCCAGTTGGAGCCAAATGATGGGGATTTGTTTGCAGTTGTATTGAGATCGGGGTCCGTCAAGGTTTATAAAGGACGACAAGACGTTGACAGTTCAGATCCAACAGATGGGGCAGACATGGTTGGAACTATTGTCTTAGGTCGTGGTGAATGGTTTAATATGGAACAATTTGTTTGGAATCGTATTAAGTGGAAGTCTAGGGGGGCTTTTAAGGGTGATTTTGATACTGTATTGACGCAATGGTTGCCAAAGTTAACAGAAATGAATGTTAGTCCTCAAGGGAAGCTTACATGTACACCATTGGAATTTGAAGGCCCTGAATGGAATGCGAGTCTTTCAGAAAATGAGTCAAATATGTTTTTAACATATGACAATGCTACTAGAAAAGTGATGGTTTCTATCGATGGAACGTTCAACTTTAGGTATGGTGAGAAGAACAAGTTTCCCACAAAAGTTACCAATATACTATCCGGAAATGCCAACAACTATGTGTTTCtaaatgatgaagattGGCAATTACAGATTATTAAACTAGAGTTTACTGAATCACATCAAATGCATGAGCTAATGAAGTGTTGTTCTCAGATACagtttttgatgaagtaTCTCAGGGACAATCATAAAATAATTGGAGTGAAGCTCATGGAGCCACATGCAACATTTATAAATAGTCTCTTCCCAGATGAACAGGCATCAAGGCTTTTGAAAGGATTGAAGGACGTGTTTTATCTTGGCTACTCGGCTGAGAAAAATATCGAGAATTGGTTTACATTGAAATTAGGTAGACATGGAATAAGCATTTGGAAACAACGCAATCATCTATTTTGGTCAAGCAGCCAAGGAATCTTAGTCACATGTATGATACCTGCTTGTGAGAGATTGATCGTCGCTGTGAAGAGACTACAAGGTTTAATCAAAAGTCTAAAactaaatatttttggtctcgatgatgatgaagaattaatCGCACCAGAGGTAGATGAACTTTTACAAATGGGGCTTGATACTTTGACGGAAATTGTCAAACAGGTAGAAAAATTCCACATTGGAGAAAACATGTCCATTGACGGATTGACATGGATCGAATATATGATAGACAGCTTACTCCGTggtgaagaagatgacGGAAACAATAGCAATGGGCAGGATTGTGCATTATCTAATGATGTAGATGCATTAGATACATATCCAAAGGAGCATTACTCTACCCAACTTTTTCTAAACAACTTCGTTTTGCCAACCCAAACTTATAAGTGGATCAAAAATGATTTCCCAAACAAGTTAGAAAGCCTTATACGGCAATTTGATCTTGTACAAAAGAACTATACTGCTAAATGgatcaaaaaaatgatTAAGGTGTCTGGTCCAATTCGTAAACTTAGAAGTATAACTGGTCAACGGCTTAAAGATGCCATTATGGATGGTGATGTAATATACATGATTTGTTCCAAATCATCCTCTACAACATCACAAGGTACTGATCAAGACCAAAGCCGAGAACAGATCCAAGAGCAAGATGACCATCAAGAGGTAGACCAAGAGCAAGACCAACTGCAGGATCAAGACGAAGAGTTTACTATTATCCAATATGACTCCAcctcaaaagaattgaCTAAGCAACTGATACCACTTCCAGAGACCCTTTCGTCAATAGTTAGCATTAAATTTGTTCCAGGTGAACCAGGACGTTTTCTAATGTTAACAGAAGATGGCTATCTGAGAAGGTATCTCGTTAATTATTCAAGCTCTCTTGGCATAAAAGACCCATCTCGTATAACAATATACAATGATCTGAAGATTTTAATGGAACCGTCCACCTTAGAGCTGCTGAATAAGAATGCTGCCGAAAACAGAATGATAGTGCATTCCGATATGGCTGTGACAATACTATCCTCTTTTACAAACGAGCAAGGAGTTTTGGAGCCACATACCTCTTATTGTCAGCTTGCAGTCCATCTTATGTAA
- the TMA64 gene encoding Tma64p (similar to Ashbya gossypii AGR079W) — MFKKKPTIKSASNLKNSERKKLLGNVRAQCANQEFQFSTTIVKQATFKTPTATGTIFTDEDNKPIFFKEKHSEFLIPTILTCWQYPGLLHVVLTHKHVLDNKLKNGADLMLPGTIPPFSDNCTRGKLVGVASSETPFVVEAIGVCQLNLAGIVKVVGETGVAVKVLHTINDGLWEVFKMSVEPPSQLLVSQKHEVELEALAQADDAGGIQEDEDLPTAKTASGPLEEPNSLSEVAEQLEELSIETVDHFLTQAVYYTLALDNTLKLPIGASNFIANHVMKNLPRIHKTQVSLKRSSWARASKFLKYFENQGFLKLKGKVENLTVVSVNKDKTEIKSFQPYRTIQKSVSTSSKNNDKHDVEVVVYYQPLNTAKATLHALGNNPNAMLKAKDIKAILNKYVTEKKLVNATDERIILLDDTLFSLAYKKSASDSTRKVLRAKMFDLILSTSFTEVFFIFKDGKPLSSKPLKSKNRNVSVMTEMKIHRKIVTRISNFEIYGVDPEELSLELRKRCSGSSTVLEPSTLQSTTEVQVQGPHGNTAINILNEHGIPSKYIDFDNKLNKKKK, encoded by the coding sequence ATGTTCAAGAAAAAGCCGACTATCAAATCAGCTAGTAATCTTAAGAATTCAGAGAGGAAGAAGTTACTAGGGAATGTTAGAGCTCAGTGTGCCAATCAAGAGTTTCAGTTTTCAACAACTATAGTGAAGCAAGCTACGTTTAAAACACCAACAGCTACGGGTACTATCTTTACAGATGAGGATAATAAGCCCATATTCTTTAAGGAGAAGCATTCAGAATTCTTGATTCCTACAATATTGACCTGTTGGCAATATCCAGGGCTGTTGCACGTTGTTCTGACCCATAAGCATGTTTTGGATAATAAACTTAAAAATGGAGCTGATCTGATGTTGCCTGGCACTATACCTCCCTTCTCAGATAATTGTACAAGAGGGAAACTAGTCGGTGTTGCCAGCAGTGAAACTCcatttgttgttgaagcCATAGGAGTGTGCCAGTTAAATTTGGCCGGAATTGTGAAAGTTGTTGGAGAAACTGGCGTAGCTGTGAAGGTTCTCCATACCATCAATGATGGCTTATGGGAAGTCTTTAAAATGAGTGTGGAACCTCCCTCACAGTTACTAGTTTCACAGAAACATGAGGTAGAATTAGAAGCTCTAGCTCAAGCTGATGATGCTGGTGGAATTCAGGAGGACGAAGATTTACCAACAGCAAAGACTGCCTCTGGGCCCTTAGAGGAGCCTAACTCATTGAGCGAAGTGGCTGAACAGTTAGAAGAACTGTCCATTGAAACTGTCGACCATTTTTTGACTCAGGCTGTCTACTACACATTAGCTTTAGATAACACTTTAAAGCTTCCCATTGGTGCATCTAATTTTATCGCAAACCATGTAATGAAAAACCTCCCACGCATTCATAAGACGCAAGTGTCATTAAAGAGATCTTCTTGGGCGAGGGCTTCAAAGTTcctaaaatattttgagaaCCAAGGATTTCTGAAGCTTAAGGGTAAAGTTGAGAACCTCACGGTTGTTTCTGTAAATAAGGATAAAACAGAAATCAAGAGCTTTCAGCCTTATCGAACCATTCAAAAGAGTGTTAGTACATCCTCGAAGAATAATGACAAGCATGATGTTGAAGTAGTGGTATATTATCAACCACTGAACACAGCGAAAGCTACACTACACGCATTGGGGAATAACCCCAACGCTATGTTGAAGGCTAAAGATATCAAAGCTATACTGAACAAGTACGTAACCGAAAAGAAACTGGTGAATGCAACAGATGAAAGGATCATTCTCTTAGATGACACTCTCTTTTCATTAGCATACAAGAAATCTGCATCTGATTCCACTAGAAAAGTCTTGCGGGCTAAAATGTTCGATTTGATATTGAGTACCAGTTTTACTGAAgtgttttttatattcaaaGATGGCAAACCGTTGTCCTCAAAGCCGCTAAAGTCAAAAAATCGAAACGTTTCAGTCATGACGGAAATGAAGATACACAGAAAGATTGTTACTAGAATCTCTAATTTTGAGATTTACGGCGTTGATCCAGAAGAATTGTCACTCGAATTACGCAAGAGATGCAGTGGATCATCCACGGTACTAGAGCCAAGCACACTTCAAAGTACAACAGAGGTGCAAGTTCAGGGTCCTCACGGAAATACAGCGATAAATATCTTAAACGAACATGGCATTCCTAGCAAATATATTGACTTTGATAACAAGTTGaataagaaaaagaagtaG
- the MRPL1 gene encoding mitochondrial 54S ribosomal protein uL1m (similar to Ashbya gossypii AGR080W), translating into MFPRCLKLVTVRRGLNFTSVRCAANNSPSSTTKLSKEQMKKKELRALLQKRAAAKKSPFEHPLYMPVQQAFRFLRAAEVGQPPSQQTISLTTVVVSDKGAPLLSGNILFPNPLRDVKVAVFTNNKEQEEVAREQFKCHLVGGTELIEAIKNGDTPIDFDKALATPDVVAQLTSQLASVLGPRRLLPAVKKGTVSENIANLIRENMFTVPFRQRGPFLSVAVGKCDFSDKQLLQNIVAVQKAFKQALADQQGKKSSILGKTTVTSTHGPGIVIDFR; encoded by the coding sequence ATGTTTCCTCGTTGTTTGAAACTTGTCACAGTTAGGAGGGGGCTAAATTTTACATCAGTGAGATGTGCTGCGAATAATAGCCCATCGTCCACTACCAAGCTTTCTAAAGAAcaaatgaagaagaaagagtTGCGTGCATTACTCCAAAAGAGGGCTGCTGCTAAGAAGTCGCCGTTTGAGCATCCTCTTTATATGCCAGTTCAGCAGGCCTTTCGGTTTTTACGTGCTGCAGAGGTGGGGCAACCTCCCTCGCAGCAAACTATTTCTTTGACGACGGTTGTGGTAAGTGACAAAGGTGCACCATTATTAAGTGGAAATATCCTCTTCCCTAACCCTCTCAGAGATGTTAAAGTGGCTGTGTTTACCAACAACaaggaacaagaagaagtaGCACGTGAGCAGTTCAAATGTCACCTGGTTGGTGGAACGGAATTAATTGAAGCGATTAAAAACGGTGATACTCCGATTGACTTCGATAAGGCATTGGCTACTCCAGATGTGGTAGCGCAACTAACATCACAATTGGCCTCAGTATTGGGTCCCCGTCGTTTGCTACCGGCGGTCAAAAAAGGTACAGTGTCGGAGAACATAGCTAACTTGATCCGTGAAAACATGTTTACTGTTCCCTTCAGGCAGCGTGGGCCTTTTCTCAGCGTAGCTGTTGGTAAATGTGATTTCTCTGATAAGCAATTGCTTCAAAACATAGTTGCTGTTCAAAAAGCATTTAAACAAGCCTTAGCTGATCAACAGGGTAAAAAGTCCAGCATATTGGGTAAGACAACCGTAACTAGCACACATGGCCCGGGTATTGTTATTGATTTTAGATAA
- the MRX14 gene encoding mitochondrial 54S ribosomal protein bL34m (similar to Ashbya gossypii AGR081C), with protein sequence MLYKSRSLLQWFPRRSLVTLVSSFSPMKSLVQPLATSAANTSVSTFQRPSVISLVFGLNQRRWKSRGNTFQPSTLKRKRRVGFLARARSKTGQKILKRRKEKGRWYLTY encoded by the coding sequence ATGTTATATAAAAGCAGAAGCTTACTCCAATGGTTTCCTAGAAGGTCTCTGGTGACGTTGGTGTCGTCGTTTTCCCCAATGAAATCTCTAGTCCAACCACTCGCTACTAGCGCAGCAAATACGTCAGTATCGACTTTTCAGAGGCCATCAGTGATATCCTTAGTTTTCGGTTTGAATCAAAGGAGGTGGAAAAGTAGGGGAAATACATTTCAGCCAAGTACTCTGAAACGTAAGAGGAGAGTTGGTTTTTTGGCAAGAGCAAGAAGTAAGACTGGGCAGAAGATCCTCAAGAGGAGGAAAGAAAAGGGTAGATGGTACCTGACTTATTGA
- a CDS encoding uncharacterized protein (similar to Ashbya gossypii AGR082C): MGGMNRKVLEIVSRLPLHAHTKKVIADNVGSVGKGEFKRVDVIEPINRYLLSGEVSYLRRVIFDVYFRILNPKAEHVRQFERYLKELQLFWPYERHSCLLSGERPYKDSARYLWSRNNAKVLDIMRYDRHLWLRDREPKFSLDSIFGEPFTQQLQYLRHEKDKNTLGETERIALLKLIFSHYLFVKSRPTLCGHKNLPIPIVEVGMSPLGEDMPDVRIDNLFRKRSKATLKTLLHDFPPLSREVESLLHSIIKECDRSMGRLYKWSCNGAYTMDPKTNQFEVSSLCRML, encoded by the coding sequence ATGGGTGGGATGAATAGGAAGGTTTTGGAGATTGTTTCCAGGCTGCCGCTACATGCTCATACGAAGAAGGTTATTGCAGATAATGTAGGTTCGGTTGGAAAAGGTGAGTTTAAAAGGGTTGATGTAATTGAACCTATAAATAGGTATTTGCTGAGCGGGGAGGTGTCTTACTTGAGAAGGGtaatatttgatgtttATTTTCGTATATTAAACCCCAAAGCTGAGCATGTCAGACAATTTGAGCGTTATTTGAAGGAGTTGCAATTGTTCTGGCCGTATGAGAGGCATAGTTGTTTGCTTTCTGGTGAGCGGCCATACAAGGATTCGGCTAGGTATTTATGGAGCAGGAACAATGCCAAGGTACTGGACATCATGAGGTATGACAGGCACTTGTGGTTACGAGATCGCGAACCCAAGTTTTCGTTGGATTCCATCTTTGGCGAGCCATTCACGCAGCAGTTGCAGTATTTGCGGCATGAGAAGGACAAGAATACATTGGGTGAGACGGAACGAATCGCACTTTTGAAGCTTATATTCTCGCACTACCTATTTGTTAAAAGCAGACCCACTCTTTGTGGCCACAAAAACCTACCTATACCAATTGTAGAGGTAGGCATGAGCCCTTTGGGAGAGGATATGCCAGATGTACGTATAGACAATCTTTTCAGGAAGCGATCCAAGGCTACTTTAAAAACACTGCTTCACGATTTTCCTCCTCTATCTAGGGAAGTAGAGTCGTTATTACACTCTATAATTAAAGAGTGTGACAGAAGTATGGGGAGGCTATATAAATGGTCCTGCAACGGCGCGTATACAATGGACCCGAAGACAAATCAATTCGAGGTAAGTTCCCTGTGCAGGATGTTATGA
- the PDS1 gene encoding securin (similar to Ashbya gossypii AGR083W), producing MKKHEDKENIPTGSEPSGSIVPRTPMHQLKRSTSNVHLKNNSRLPLASKDRNRSQSGFNLKQQLVQGHVGGGVMVGQNKSKRPASNSFVKNMPDSKLKKYGSVLGVNYPHLTKTKSLVLKDASDGSQDNGEESDDYDDEEGNPLAAKLRSRLTSGVEDENEDDGSSGLLLGGGLKKLIKLHESDNQDTEEVPQIETAPEKVPELEHIPNGYEQFEDEEIVKLATYTSPFLRFADREEDDSDSTEGERLLIPLDFGGIDESPSKKQELMATQENIIANKTIVDELGTQADEIQFSFDIGKGLSSNELQSLLD from the coding sequence ATGAAGAAACACGAGGATAAGGAGAATATACCAACGGGTTCTGAGCCCTCGGGGTCAATAGTTCCAAGAACACCGATGCatcaattaaaaagatCTACTTCTAACGTGCACCTTAAAAACAATAGTAGGTTGCCGTTAGCGTCTAAAGATAGGAATCGGTCCCAAAGTGGGTTTAATTTAAAGCAGCAATTGGTGCAGGGACATGTCGGCGGTGGGGTTATGGTAGGTCAGAATAAGTCGAAGAGGCCCGCGTCAAATAGTTTTGTGAAGAATATGCCAGATAGCAAGCTTAAGAAGTATGGCAGCGTTTTAGGGGTAAATTATCCGCATTTGACGAAAACGAAATCACTTGTGCTGAAGGATGCCAGTGATGGTTCCCAGGATAATGGTGAAGAATCTGatgattatgatgatgaggaaggTAATCCACTTGCTGCAAAACTGCGGAGTAGGCTTACCTCAGGAGTGGAAGATGAGAATGAGGATGATGGGAGTAGTGGCTTGTTACTTGGCGGTGGGCTAAAAAAACTTATAAAACTGCATGAATCAGATAATCAAGACACTGAAGAGGTGCCTCAAATCGAGACGGCGCCTGAGAAAGTTCCTGAACTTGAACATATTCCAAATGGTTACGAACagtttgaagatgaagaaattgttAAGTTAGCTACATATACATCCCCATTTCTAAGGTTCGCCGAtagagaagaagatgacaGCGACAGCACTGAGGGGGAAAGACTACTCATCCCACTAGATTTTGGTGGCATTGACGAATCTCCATCCAAAAAACAGGAATTAATGGCTACAcaagaaaatattattgcAAATAAAACTATTGTCGATGAATTGGGAA